Proteins from one Triplophysa dalaica isolate WHDGS20190420 chromosome 6, ASM1584641v1, whole genome shotgun sequence genomic window:
- the LOC130424822 gene encoding protein SPO16 homolog isoform X2, translating to MILLLDSQQHRIRRSDSILPSSFVFPTSGTAFLLVTPEEFPANLENGEVFERVEKFMQVHRNSFLLLQAPVYGIREWEILSSVQNRFLGGNLRVLPVHNTSDVVRGMLVIAEATSKPRVENLRGQMVLACAHIIDHCPVWQMLKEMQLR from the exons ATGATCTTATTATTAGATT CACAGCAGCACAGAATTCGTCGCTCGGACAGCATTCTGCcctcttcttttgtatttccaACGTCAG GCACAGCATTTTTGCTTGTCACACCCGAGGAGTTTCCTGCAAATCTTGAGAATGGAGAAGTTTTTGAGAGGGTTGAAAAGTTTATGCAGGTCCACAGAAATAGTTTCCTTTTGCTCCAAGCCCCAGTCTACGGAATAAGGGAGTGGGAGATTTTATCATCAGTGCAGAACAG ATTTCTCGGCGGTAACCTCAGAGTCTTACCTGTGCATAATACTAGTGATGTAGTCAGAGGAATGCTGGTCATCGCTGAA GCCACAAGTAAACCCCGTGTAGAGAATTTAAGAGGTCAGATGGTTTTGGCCTGTGCTCACATCATTGATCACTGTCCTGTTTGGCAAATGCTTAAGGAGATGCAGCTCCGTTGA
- the glmnb gene encoding glomulin, FKBP associated protein b, whose protein sequence is MAANQFEDVVQRWRITEENDFRKEDHDLFLNAGLTSIAQGNSAQLLDFIKQEANQHIVRSMACRLLPALVKNHSCAHGQAILDHLILVCNVKELLDILLQQMDDIDPDATADSITILMPLIQTVLLRMESRAFGFASAMDSLQNQISKLPVPYSQKQEQEDEYGLCRCCNAALTFVQPFVQEVKNQHLNSAATNQDTNLRPTLLKFCMASLREPLLQAQLDRELNTMEKSPLWKFATEIMAILAMIQEPLPNILFGIAVKSAACHPIESRACIAYLLFVQLIAMEVFPAVFSPVFILKCNMEYINLLLSRKDESWILKGLDLKVKSLERVTDSSLPAELLELKSFHEVPQNLVKIMTDCPIHHLKGKSLVVFQLFIEKLNSEAKHKFFRRIMKTSHHAGVESIIIKNIKNQVELLRKSGNQGGWFEGTRFVSLLRDIIILPQGHETDLLHGMDRIMESLNILRYLLLLERERCTRMWTDLCDIANSYTQLLRVCLKMSKSYYRTELQNLREDKKIRAKEFKEASGNRNVQRMIVNAEMLGSMPRDTQDKVLQCALVTYDLMESLVVRIEENIKNPE, encoded by the exons ATGGCGGCGAATCAATTTGAGGACGTAGTTCAGAGATGG AGAATAACTGAAGAAAATGACTTCAGAAAAGAGGATCATGACCTTTTCCTAAACGCAGGTCTTACCTCCATTGCCCAAGGTAACAGTGCTCAACTGCTTGACTTCATAAAGCAGGAGGCCAATCAG CACATAGTGAGGTCTATGGCATGCAGACTACTGCCTGCACTGGTGAAAAATCACAGTTGTGCTCATGGTCAGGCTATCCTCGATCATCTCATACTG GTCTGCAATGTCAAAGAGCTCCTCGATATTTTACTACAGCAAATGGATGACATTGATCCGGACGCTACTGCAGACTCCATCACTATTCTCATGCCTCTTATTCAGACAG TGCTGTTGAGAATGGAGTCAAGGGCATTTGGATTCGCTTCGGCCATGGATTCTCTTCAGAATCAGATTTCAAAGCTGCCAGTACCATATTCGcaaaaacaggaacaggaagATGAGTATGGGCTCTGTCGATGCTGCAACGCAGCACTGACCTTTGTACAACCCTTTGTGCAGGAAGTCAAGAATCAACACCTGAACTCAGCAGCCACCAACCAAGACACAAACCTAAGACCTACTCTTCTAAAATT CTGCATGGCGAGTTTGAGAGAACCTCTTCTTCAAGCTCAACTAGACAGAGAACTGAATACAATGGAAAAATCACCCCTGTGGAAGTTTGCTACAGAAATTATG GCAATCCTAGCAATGATTCAAGAGCCCTtgccaaacattttatttggcattgctgtgaaaagTGCTGCCTGTCACCCAATTGAATCGAGAGCTTGTATTGCTTACTTGCTCTTTGTCCAGCTTATTGCTATGGAGGTATTTCCTGCAGTGTTTAG cCCTGTTTTTATCCTGAAGTGTAATATGGAATACATCAATCTTCTGTTGAGTAG AAAGGATGAATCATGGATTTTGAAAGGCTTG gacttaaaagtaaaaagtttgGAGAGAGTTACAGACAGCAGTCTCCCAGCAGAGCTCTTAGAACTGAAATCGTTTCATGAGGTTCCGCAG AACTTAGTTAAAATCATGACAGACTGTCCAATTCATCATTTA AAAGggaaaagtcttgtagtgttcCAGCTCTTTATAGAGAAGCTTAATAGTGAAGCCAAGCACAAGTTCTTCAG ACGCATCATGAAAACAAGTCATCATGCAGGAGTAGAAAGCATCATCATCAAAAACATCAAGAATCAAGTGGAACTGCTAAGAAAG TCAGGTAACCAGGGCGGTTGGTTTGAGGGGACGCGGTTCGTCTCACTGCTCAGAGACATCATCATTCTCCCACAGGGCCATGAAACTGACTTGCTACATGGAATGGACAG gatCATGGAGTCTCTGAATATTCTGAGGTACTTGTTACTACTGGAACGAGAGAGATGT ACCCGAATGTGGACAGACTTGTGTGACATTGCAAACAGTTACACACAGTTATTACGAGTGTGTCTGAAAATGTCTAAATCATACTACAGGACAGAGTTACAAAATCTACGAGAGGATAAAAAGATACGGGCCaaag AATTTAAAGAAGCCTCTGGGAATAGAAACGTCCAGAGAATGATTGTGAATGCTGAGATGCTTGGCAGCATGCCACGTGATACACAGGACAAG GTTCTGCAGTGCGCCCTGGTTACGTATGACTTAATGGAAAGCCTTGTGGTCCGTATAGAGGAGAACATAAAGAATCCAGAATGA
- the vhl gene encoding von Hippel-Lindau disease tumor suppressor, giving the protein MPQEFLEGEPLPLVRSLVSRLPADVVFCNRSPRVVKPIWINFRGEPQPYVDIQPYTRRRMTTYMGHPWMFRDAETDDPMLVNNKEMYLPTPLGNGQVSIANITLPVFTLRERCLQVVRQLVRSEDICRLEIGRCLQEDLAQRPSIHADLRRISQRVEQKLLENREEQNV; this is encoded by the exons ATGCCTCAAGAGTTTCTGGAGGGGGAGCCCCTGCCCCTGGTCCGATCGCTGGTAAGCCGCCTGCCTGCTGACGTAGTGTTTTGCAACCGCAGTCCGCGCGTCGTAAAGCCAATCTGGATCAACTTCCGCGGAGAGCCGCAGCCATACGTAGATATTCAACCTTACACAAGACGAAGAATGACAACTTATATGG GTCACCCATGGATGTTTCGTGATGCAGAGACGGACGATCCAATGCTGGTGAATAATAAAGAGATGTACCTGCCAACCCCCCTTGGAAATGGACAGGTCTCAATTGCCAATATCACATTGCCTG tGTTTACTTTGCGAGAACGATGTCTGCAAGTTGTGAGGCAGCTGGTTCGCAGTGAAGATATCTGTCGGTTGGAGATAGGTCGATGCCTACAAGAAGACCTTGCTCAAAGGCCCAGTATTCACGCTGATCTACGAAGGATTAGTCAACGAGTAGAACAGAAATTATTGGAGAACAGAGAAGAGCAAAACGTATAA
- the ghrl gene encoding ghrelin/obestatin prepropeptide isoform X1, translating to MDFLNGTLTQRCSYKSEKQTFVCRPKEAIRSSERLNRTFAKTKMKHHWRASHVFVLLCAFSLCVEIVSCGTSFLSPAQKPQGQRERRPPRTSRRDAGDPEISVLREDGKFMVSAPFELGMSLSEAEYEKYGPVLQKIVVNLLSNSPFE from the exons ATGGATTTTCTGAATGGCACATTAACTCAACG ATGTTCTTATAAAAGTGAGAAGCAGACCTTTGTGTGTAGACCAAAAGAAGCTATTAGATCATCTGAAAG ACTAAACCGTACATTTGCCAAGACAAAGATGAAACATCATTGGCGTGCCAGCCACGTGTTTGTGCTCTTATGTGCTTTTTCGCTATGTGTTGAGATTGTAAGTTGTGGAACCAGCTTCCTCAGCCCGGCCCAGAAACCACAG GGTCAAAGAGAAAGAAGACCACCACGGACAAGCAGAAGGGATGCTGGTGATCCTGAGATCTCTGTGCTTAGAGAAGATGGGAAGTTTATG GTTAGTGCTCCATTTGAACTGGGCATGTCTCTGAGTGAAGCGGAGTATGAGAAATACGGCCCTGTACTGCAGAAGATAGTGGTGAATCTTCTTAGTAACTCTCCTTTCG aatGA
- the ghrl gene encoding ghrelin/obestatin prepropeptide isoform X2 — protein MFEIPRCSYKSEKQTFVCRPKEAIRSSERLNRTFAKTKMKHHWRASHVFVLLCAFSLCVEIVSCGTSFLSPAQKPQGQRERRPPRTSRRDAGDPEISVLREDGKFMVSAPFELGMSLSEAEYEKYGPVLQKIVVNLLSNSPFE, from the exons ATGTTTGAAATTCCAAG ATGTTCTTATAAAAGTGAGAAGCAGACCTTTGTGTGTAGACCAAAAGAAGCTATTAGATCATCTGAAAG ACTAAACCGTACATTTGCCAAGACAAAGATGAAACATCATTGGCGTGCCAGCCACGTGTTTGTGCTCTTATGTGCTTTTTCGCTATGTGTTGAGATTGTAAGTTGTGGAACCAGCTTCCTCAGCCCGGCCCAGAAACCACAG GGTCAAAGAGAAAGAAGACCACCACGGACAAGCAGAAGGGATGCTGGTGATCCTGAGATCTCTGTGCTTAGAGAAGATGGGAAGTTTATG GTTAGTGCTCCATTTGAACTGGGCATGTCTCTGAGTGAAGCGGAGTATGAGAAATACGGCCCTGTACTGCAGAAGATAGTGGTGAATCTTCTTAGTAACTCTCCTTTCG aatGA
- the LOC130424822 gene encoding protein SPO16 homolog isoform X1 produces the protein MSSNTSNSWKTTVIISTSPQCDKPSNMLLAQQHRIRRSDSILPSSFVFPTSGTAFLLVTPEEFPANLENGEVFERVEKFMQVHRNSFLLLQAPVYGIREWEILSSVQNRFLGGNLRVLPVHNTSDVVRGMLVIAEATSKPRVENLRGQMVLACAHIIDHCPVWQMLKEMQLR, from the exons ATGTCAAGCAATACGAGCAACTCTTGGAAAACAACTGTAATAATCAGCACTTCGCCTCAG TGCGATAAACCCTCGAATATGTTATTAGCACAGCAGCACAGAATTCGTCGCTCGGACAGCATTCTGCcctcttcttttgtatttccaACGTCAG GCACAGCATTTTTGCTTGTCACACCCGAGGAGTTTCCTGCAAATCTTGAGAATGGAGAAGTTTTTGAGAGGGTTGAAAAGTTTATGCAGGTCCACAGAAATAGTTTCCTTTTGCTCCAAGCCCCAGTCTACGGAATAAGGGAGTGGGAGATTTTATCATCAGTGCAGAACAG ATTTCTCGGCGGTAACCTCAGAGTCTTACCTGTGCATAATACTAGTGATGTAGTCAGAGGAATGCTGGTCATCGCTGAA GCCACAAGTAAACCCCGTGTAGAGAATTTAAGAGGTCAGATGGTTTTGGCCTGTGCTCACATCATTGATCACTGTCCTGTTTGGCAAATGCTTAAGGAGATGCAGCTCCGTTGA
- the tatdn2 gene encoding putative deoxyribonuclease TATDN2, whose amino-acid sequence MSQDPCVMNRKREKVKFTWFHKAVDSPRKLMKNSVGVAQPTCWDGAGQDDAVSEDGPALNTSTGSAGLGEMENMRLSTPQKQTARIIVTPKTRLKMTGCHKSLKKRLSLGEGAALGTTPPADRKRSSPEEGLKVIYLKALSDVMGNVEKKSSSDGFKKPPSRKTPDKPVKAQEENKSVDVHGCCSFNEKNPPLLESIDSEDDQTEIKSDTRTVILKRSESPDWSDVEDPEQVEVFSQEEFLEPKLQRKAHECLDTLPPLEYMPSRAFMPSEFPQNLWELESREHRCKVVDSSRNPPAREILSKHSTPYTASALEPTENYLRCSTPRGSPYLQQSVISASSSPLSDSFLVPDRTHRIISSAPSTPANCSFLPLSRRRISESNAYASLQTYPATDDATRRVSVGSEPLWLPDYSDADVGFFDTHCHLDMLYGKLGFQGSFQRFQTEYASSFPMEFKGCIADFCNPRITQKDAIWEGLLGEEKVWGAFGCHPHFAKEYNQTHEQSIMGALRHPKAIAFGEIGLDYSHKNSTDSKKQKEVFKRQLQLAVSLGKPLVIHCRDADDDLLTIMKKCVPRDYKIHRHCFTNSYSVIEPFLKEFTNLCVGFTGLITYYRALEARDAVRKIPLNRILLETDAPYFLPRQVPKSICRFAHPGMGIHTLHEISLLKGVQLPTVLQTVRQNTKHIYGL is encoded by the exons ATGTCTCAAG ATCCTTGTGTGATGAACCGCAAAAGGGAAAAGGTGAAATTTACATGGTTTCATAAGGCTGTGGATTCCCCCAGAAAGCTTATGAAGAACAGTGTGGGTGTGGCACAACCCACATGCTGGGATGGAGCTGGGCAGGATGATGCTGTGAGCGAGGATGGGCCTGCCTTGAACACATCCACTGGGTCAGCCGGACTGGGTGAAATGGAAAACATGCGACTTAGCACACCACAGAAACAAACAGCACGGATTATAGTTACGCCCAAAACACGCTTAAAGATGACTGGATGCCACAAGTCTTTGAAGAAAAGACTCAGTCTTGGAGAG GGTGCTGCTTTGGGCACTACACCTCCTGCTGATAGGAAACGCAGCAGTCCCGAGGAGGGGTTAAAGGTAATTTACCTTAAAGCCTTGAGTGACGTGATGGGGAATGTAGAGAAAAAGTCATCCAGCGATGGGTTTAAGAAGCCGCCTTCTCGGAAGACTCCTGACAAACCTGTGAAGGCACAGGAGGAAAACAAGTCTGTGGATGTCCATGGCTGCTGCTCATTCAATGAGAAGAATCCTCCTCTGCTGGAGTCCATAGACTCTGAAGATGACCAGACTGAAATAAAATCAGACACTAGG ACTGTGATCTTAAAGCGGTCAGAATCGCCAGATTGGTCGGATGTCGAGGACCCGGAGCAAGTTGAAGTCTTCTCCCAAGAAGAATTCCTTGAGCCAAAGCTGCAGCGAAAAGCCCATGAGTGTCTGGATACACTTCCACCATTGGAATACATGCCTTCACGTGCCTTTATGCCTTCAGAATTCCCCCAAAACCTCTGGGAACTGGAATCTCGGGAACACCGATGTAAAGTAGTTGATTCTAGCCGTAACCCTCCTGCCAGGGAGATTTTGTCAAAGCATTCAACACCATACACAGCCTCTGCTCTTGAACCTACTGAGAACTATTTGCGTTGTAGCACGCCTAGAGGTTCCCCTTATTTACAGCAGTCAGTCATCAGCGCCTCTTCTTCTCCACTGTCTGATTCCTTCCTTGTACCCGACAGGACACACAGAATCATATCCTCTGCCCCATCTACACCCGCAAACTGTAGTTTTTTACCTCTTTCTAGACGGAGGATTTCAGAGTCAAACGCGTACGCATCCTTACAGACTTATCCTGCTACGGATGATGCCACCCGCAGGGTGTCGGTTGGCTCGGAACCCCTTTGGCTGCCAGACTACTCCGATGCAGACGTTGGATTTTTCGACACGCATTGTCACCTTGACATGCTTTACGGGAAACTGGGTTTCCAGGGAAGTTTTCAAAGATTTCAGACCGAGTATGCAAGTAGTTTCCCAATGGAGTTTAAGGGTTGCATTGCGGACTTCTGTAACCCACGAATTACACAGAAAGATGCCATCTGGGAGGGACTTttaggagaggagaaagtgtgGGGGGCTTTTGGTTGCCACCCCCATTTTGCCAAGGAGTACAACCAGACTCATGAACAAAGCATCATGGGTGCCCTGCGTCACCCTAAGGCCATCGCATTTGGAGAGATCGGTCTGGATTACTCGCATAAGAATTCTACTGActcaaagaaacagaaagag GTGTTCAAGCGGCAGTTGCAGTTGGCCGTGTCACTTGGAAAACCTCTTGTTATACATTGCCGTGATGCTGATGACGACTTGCTGACAATTATGAAGAAGTGTGTTCCCCGAGACTACAAAATACATCG ACACTGTTTCACCAACAGCTACTCTGTGATTGAGCCGTTCCTAAAGGAATTCACAAATTTGTGCGTGGGTTTCACTGGACTGATCACATACTATCGTGCTTTGGAGGCTCGGGACGCCGTGAGAAAAATTCCACTCAACAGAATCTTACTGGAAACAGATGCACCGTATTTCCTACCTAGACAG GTGCCCAAGTCTATATGCCGGTTTGCTCATCCTGGTATGGGCATACACACACTACATGAGATCAGCTTGCTGAAGGGAGTGCAATTACCCACAGTTCTGCAAACAGTCCGTCAGAACACTAAACATATATATGGTCTGTAA